A single region of the Syngnathoides biaculeatus isolate LvHL_M chromosome 17, ASM1980259v1, whole genome shotgun sequence genome encodes:
- the ckmt2a gene encoding creatine kinase, mitochondrial 2a (sarcomeric) isoform X1, which produces MANSFPRLMSGRNTAALLATLGAGTVATGLLLSDGGSLAAEARKKLYPASSDFPDLRKHNNCMATALTPAIYARLRDKLTPNNWTLDQCIQTGVDNPGHPFIKTVGCVAGDEESYEVFADLFDPVIKDRHNGYDPRTMIHPTDLDASKLTDGVLDEKYVLSSRVRTGRSIRGLSLPPACSRAERREVERVAVTALAGLKGDLAGRYYSLGEMSESEQQQLIDDHFLFDKPVSPLLTCAFMARDWPDARGIWHNNEKTFLIWINEEDHTRVISMEKGGNMKRVFERFCRGLKQVECLIRERGWEFMWNQHLGYILTCPSNLGTGLRAGVHVRLPKLSKDPRFSKILDNLRLQKRGTGGVDTAATGDTFDISNNDRLGKSEVELVQLVVDGVNFLIECEKKLEKGQDIKVPPPIATFRK; this is translated from the exons ATGGCCAACTCTTTCCCGCGCCTGATGTCGGGCCGCAACACCGCCGCCCTGCTGGCCACCCTGGGAGCCGGCACCGTGGCGACCGGCCTCCTGCTGAGCGACGGCGGCTCTCTGGCGGCGGAGGCCAGGAAGAAGCTCTACCCGGCCAG CTCCGACTTCCCCGACCTGCGCAAACACAACAACTGCATGGCGACGGCGCTCACGCCCGCCATTTACGCCAGACTGCGGGACAAGCTCACCCCCAACAACTGGACCCTGGACCAGTGCATCCAGACGGGCGTGGACAACCCCGGGCACCCGTTCATCAAGACCGTGGGCTGCGTGGCGGGCGACGAGGAGAGCTATGAG GTGTTCGCGGATCTCTTCGACCCGGTCATCAAGGACCGCCACAACGGCTACGACCCCAGAACCATGATCCACCCCACGGACCTGGACGCCTCCAAG CTGACCGACGGCGTGTTGGACGAGAAGTACGTGCTGTCGTCCCGCGTTCGCACGGGCCGCAGCATCCGCGGCCTCAGCCTGCCACCCGCCTGCAGCCGTGCGGAGCGCCGCGAGGTGGAGCGCGTGGCCGTGACGGCGCTGGCCGGCCTCAAGGGGGACCTGGCGGGCCGCTACTACAGCCTGGGAGAGATGAGCGAGagcgagcagcagcagctcatcGAC GACCACTTCCTGTTCGACAAGCCCGTGTCCCCCCTGTTGACGTGCGCCTTCATGGCGCGAGACTGGCCCGACGCCAGGGGCATCTG GCACAACAACGAGAAGACCTTCCTGATCTGGATCAACGAGGAGGACCACACCAGGGTCATCTCCATGGAGAAGGGCGGCAACATGAAGAGGGTCTTTGAGAGATTCTGCAGAGGGCTCAAGCAG GTGGAGTGCCTGATCCGAGAGAGGGGCTGGGAGTTCATGTGGAACCAGCACCTGGGCTACATCCTCACGTGCCCGTCCAACCTGGGCACCGGCCTCAGGGCGGGCGTGCACGTGCGCCTCCCCAAACTCAGCAAG GATCCTCGCTTCTCCAAGATCTTGGACAACTTGCGCCTGCAGAAGAGGGGCACGGGCGGCGTGGACACGGCCGCCACCGGCGACACTTTCGACATCTCCAACAACGACCGTCTGGGCAAGTCCGAG GTGGAGCTGGTGCAGCTGGTGGTGGACGGCGTCAACTTCCTGATCGAATGCGAGAAGAAGCTGGAGAAGGGCCAGGACATCAAGGTCCCGCCCCCCATCGCCACGTTTCGCAAATAG
- the ckmt2a gene encoding creatine kinase, mitochondrial 2a (sarcomeric) isoform X2 gives MANSFPRLMSGRNTAALLATLGAGTVATGLLLSDGGSLAAEARKKLYPASSDFPDLRKHNNCMATALTPAIYARLRDKLTPNNWTLDQCIQTGVDNPGHPFIKTVGCVAGDEESYEVFADLFDPVIKDRHNGYDPRTMIHPTDLDASKLTDGVLDEKYVLSSRVRTGRSIRGLSLPPACSRAERREVERVAVTALAGLKGDLAGRYYSLGEMSESEQQQLIDDHFLFDKPVSPLLTSAFMARDWPDARGIWHNNEKTFLIWINEEDHTRVISMEKGGNMKRVFERFCRGLKQVECLIRERGWEFMWNQHLGYILTCPSNLGTGLRAGVHVRLPKLSKDPRFSKILDNLRLQKRGTGGVDTAATGDTFDISNNDRLGKSEVELVQLVVDGVNFLIECEKKLEKGQDIKVPPPIATFRK, from the exons ATGGCCAACTCTTTCCCGCGCCTGATGTCGGGCCGCAACACCGCCGCCCTGCTGGCCACCCTGGGAGCCGGCACCGTGGCGACCGGCCTCCTGCTGAGCGACGGCGGCTCTCTGGCGGCGGAGGCCAGGAAGAAGCTCTACCCGGCCAG CTCCGACTTCCCCGACCTGCGCAAACACAACAACTGCATGGCGACGGCGCTCACGCCCGCCATTTACGCCAGACTGCGGGACAAGCTCACCCCCAACAACTGGACCCTGGACCAGTGCATCCAGACGGGCGTGGACAACCCCGGGCACCCGTTCATCAAGACCGTGGGCTGCGTGGCGGGCGACGAGGAGAGCTATGAG GTGTTCGCGGATCTCTTCGACCCGGTCATCAAGGACCGCCACAACGGCTACGACCCCAGAACCATGATCCACCCCACGGACCTGGACGCCTCCAAG CTGACCGACGGCGTGTTGGACGAGAAGTACGTGCTGTCGTCCCGCGTTCGCACGGGCCGCAGCATCCGCGGCCTCAGCCTGCCACCCGCCTGCAGCCGTGCGGAGCGCCGCGAGGTGGAGCGCGTGGCCGTGACGGCGCTGGCCGGCCTCAAGGGGGACCTGGCGGGCCGCTACTACAGCCTGGGAGAGATGAGCGAGagcgagcagcagcagctcatcGAC GACCACTTCCTGTTCGACAAGCCCGTGTCTCCGTTGCTCACCTCGGCCTTCATGGCCCGAGACTGGCCTGACGCCAGGGGCATCTG GCACAACAACGAGAAGACCTTCCTGATCTGGATCAACGAGGAGGACCACACCAGGGTCATCTCCATGGAGAAGGGCGGCAACATGAAGAGGGTCTTTGAGAGATTCTGCAGAGGGCTCAAGCAG GTGGAGTGCCTGATCCGAGAGAGGGGCTGGGAGTTCATGTGGAACCAGCACCTGGGCTACATCCTCACGTGCCCGTCCAACCTGGGCACCGGCCTCAGGGCGGGCGTGCACGTGCGCCTCCCCAAACTCAGCAAG GATCCTCGCTTCTCCAAGATCTTGGACAACTTGCGCCTGCAGAAGAGGGGCACGGGCGGCGTGGACACGGCCGCCACCGGCGACACTTTCGACATCTCCAACAACGACCGTCTGGGCAAGTCCGAG GTGGAGCTGGTGCAGCTGGTGGTGGACGGCGTCAACTTCCTGATCGAATGCGAGAAGAAGCTGGAGAAGGGCCAGGACATCAAGGTCCCGCCCCCCATCGCCACGTTTCGCAAATAG
- the LOC133491263 gene encoding ubiquitin-conjugating enzyme E2 L3-like, which translates to MVSTRRLCKELEEVRQSGFREFRNIEVDESNILNWQALIVPENPPYDKGAFRVEINFPSEYPFKPPRITFMTKIYHPNVDEKGHVCLAIISLENWKPATRTAQVIQCLISLVNAPQPERPLRVELADEYTADRAQFMRNAEEFTRKHGETRPDD; encoded by the exons ATGGTTTCCACCAGAAGATTGTGCAAG GAGTTGGAGGAAGTCCGCCAATCAGGATTCCGCGAATTCCGCAACATCGAAGTGGACGAATCAAACATTTTGAACTGGCAGGCGCTCATCGTGCCC GAAAACCCCCCGTACGACAAAGGAGCGTTCCGGGTGGAGATCAACTTCCCCAGCGAGTACCCCTTCAAGCCCCCCAGGATCACCTTCATGACCAAAATCTACCACCCCAACGTGGACGAGAAGGGTCACGTGTGCTTGGCCATCATCAGTCTGGAGAACTGGAAGCCCGCCACCAGGACGGCACAAG TCATCCAGTGCCTGATCTCGCTGGTGAACGCGCCGCAACCCGAGCGCCCCCTGCGGGTGGAGTTGGCCGACGAGTACACGGCAGACCGAGCGCAGTTCATGAGGAACGCCGAGGAGTTCACCAGGAAGCACGGCGAGACCCGACCCGACGACTGA
- the zfyve16 gene encoding zinc finger FYVE domain-containing protein 16 isoform X2, producing the protein MDSFFKAAVCDLDKVLDDFELSAEVDCTSVFRKPSPYDLSAPAPSEASGAPPDLPRNPPDPSSLRYGAASGGVADQDGELKVQPLTGVDLLSSVDHGAAQSSAPPCLDRALKPVCDLVNDTGSAVPIRADGRDAFGDPDAAGKQSEEEEKKDEDELLVDFGDLVLDEGGATSQNCHRQLVGASLSLLDVILPAVPVEDAREESDAKDEGYEEELQDEDEDECSGPGEQDEPQPPHQTAQEECPQESDDELPEAEEQQQQQRQQVEDSEAESLSGSDTCPEEPLESQSPQRCSLVPPAEPPHPDPTEASPAEPPEFGFEYLPESDRAELLVTDEELDAFLRAHAEAERTGGFSCSGGSAEVLRAGDSVPLNGDLERAFADEELRSCREDLERLASPESDRSVRATRLARESPSGEDSCRGSRSSTCNSLQSEQQISYGGARPKQLPCAAARSPASAEGDDELPACSSDLDAGRGFLAHSVGSPAVYAPQDPPEYSAAYDELSEPPPYPGEPPARKRDGAEEEPGVRQPAWVPDSEAPVCMNCSQRFTFTKRRHHCRACGKVYCAGCCNRKCKLKYLDKEARVCVICFDTLHRAQALERMMSPTGPSPNPNVPSEYCSTIPPLQQARAAGTLNSPPPTVMVPVSALKQSGNDGCPREHKRVWFADGILPNGEVADTAKLSVSGRGNSQDFAGAPEETTDQPPPAGSEGESCGRSSPETAEVVPPPPCGPWDYALLAGLGSAVRKSPSLLPDCEDQLPPLLITTGEDSAGDASVEESPAPCQIRHLLEEGGPRPLTFVLNANLLVNVKMVTYSGRQCWCFGSSGLQALGQRELVFLLECVPEERTLPRDLFTLCLSIQQDAQRGKFVEDLDNVTFTGSFLGSKEHAGMLFFSPTCQPLGGLSLPSQPFLFGLLVLKLEVPWAKVFPLRLLLRLGAEYSVYPTTPVSVRFRESVYRETGHTIMNLLADLRNYQYSLSSVGGLRIHMEVGRSYIDVPKSSFGEMQRVVNGANEHVISIGANFSSEADSHLVCFQNEDGTYQTQAGSVPGKTRTVTGASFVVFNGALKASSGFVAKSSIVEDGLMVQMPPETMEALRTALREQKDFEIACGKTDETEVRETVAVRWVDWASPVNAGVTSGVDGCSLEGVRSVRMRQDARFECDGRVIGCSEVFYRPTSPDGGPPAVPPACAVFQKEIAVAACGALTPHLAVLGAAAINSLSLRVSTHGDVVEYQAGSGGRLLPQRYMNELDGALIPVIHGGGAVVPPAAADTELLFFITHAI; encoded by the exons ATGGACAGCTTCTTCAAGGCGGCTGTTTGTGACCTGGACAAAGTGCTGGACGACTTTGAGCTGAGCGCAG AAGTGGACTGCACGTccgtcttccgcaagccttcgCCGTACGACTTGTCCGCGCCGGCCCCCTCCGAGGCGTCCGGCGCGCCCCCCGACCTGCCCCGGAATCCACCCGACCCGAGCTCTCTCCGCTACGGCGCGGCCAGCGGCGGCGTTGCGGACCAAGACGGCGAGTTGAAAGTTCAGCCTCTGACCGGCGTGGATCTGCTCTCCTCCGTGGATCACGGCGCCGCTCAAAGTTCGGCACCTCCCTGCCTCGACCGGGCCCTCAAGCCCGTGTGCGACCTCGTGAACGACACCGGCTCGGCCGTTCCGATCCGAGCGGACGGCCGCGATGCCTTCGGCGACCCGGATGCCGCCGGGAAGCAgtcggaggaggaagagaagaaggACGAGGACGAGCTACTGGTGGACTTCGGCGACCTTGTGCTAGATGAAGGAGGCGCAACTAGTCAGAACTGCCACCGGCAGCTCGTTGGAGCCTCCCTGAGTCTGCTGGACGTCATTCTTCCTGCAGTTCCTGTGGAGGACGCACGAGAGGAAAGCGACGCTAAAGATGAAGGCTACGAGGAGGAGCTtcaagatgaagatgaagatgaatgcTCGGGACCAGGTGAGCAGGACGAgccgcagccacctcaccaGACTGCTCAAGAGGAGTGCCCACAAGAGTCCGACGATGAGCTCCCGGAGGCtgaagagcagcagcagcagcagcggcagcaagTCGAGGATTCAGAAGCAGAATCTCTGTCGGGCTCCGACACTTGCCCCGAGGAACCCCTCGAATCGCAGTCACCGCAGCGTTGCTCTCTCGTCCCTCCCGCGGAGCCTCCGCACCCCGACCCCACAGAGGCCAGCCCGGCGGAGCCCCCGGAGTTCGGCTTCGAGTATCTCCCTGAGAGCGACCGGGCCGAGCTGCTGGTCACGGACGAGGAGCTGGACGCGTTCCTGCGGGCCCACGCCGAGGCCGAGCGGACCGGCGGGTTCTCCTGCTCCGGTGGCTCGGCGGAGGTCCTCCGGGCGGGAGACTCGGTGCCGCTAAACGGGGATCTGGAGCGGGCGTTTGCAGACGAGGAGCTGAGGAGCTGCAGAGAAGACCTAGAACGTCTCGCCTCTCCCGAAAGTGACAGAAGCGTGCGCGCGACGCGTCTCGCTCGGGAATCCCCTTCTGGAGAAGATTCCTGTAGGGGGAGCCGTTCCTCCACCTGCAACTCTTTGCAGTCGGAGCAGCAGATTTCCTACGGAGGGGCGAGACCCAAGCAGCTCCCCTGCGCCGCCGCGAGATCTCCCGCATCAGCCGAGGGCGACGACGAGCTGCCCGCGTGTTCTTCTGACCTGGACGCGGGCCGCGGCTTCCTCGCGCATTCCGTCGGCAGCCCCGCCGTCTACGCCCCTCAGGACCCCCCGGAGTACTCGGCCGCTTACGACGAACTCTCGGAGCCGCCGCCTTACCCCGGTGAGCCCCCGGCTCGGAAGAGGGACGGTGCGGAGGAGGAGCCGGGGGTCCGGCAGCCCGCCTGGGTGCCCGACTCGGAAGCCCCCGTCTGCATGAACTGCTCGCAGAGGTTCACCTTCACCAAGAGGCGCCACCACTGTCGCGCTTGCGGCAAA GTGTACTGCGCCGGCTGCTGCAACAGGAAGTGCAAACTTAAGTATTTGGACAAGGAGGCTCGCGTGTGCGTCATCTGCTTTGACACCTTGCACAGAG CCCAGGCGCTGGAGCGGATGATGAGCCCCACGGGTCCCAGTCCCAACCCCAACGTCCCGTCCGAGTACTGCAGCACCATCCCGCCCCTGCAGCAGGCCCGCGCCGCCGGCACCCTCAACTCCCCGCCGCCCACGGTCATGGTGCCCGTGTCGGCGCTCAAACAGTCGGGCAACGACG GGTGCCCCCGGGAGCACAAGCGGGTCTGGTTCGCCGACGGCATCCTGCCCAACGGGGAAGTGGCCGACACCGCCAAGCTGTCGGTGAGCGGTCGCGGGAACTCGCAGGACTTTGCCGGCGCTCCGGAAGAAACGACG GATCAGCCGCCCCCCGCGGGGTCAGAAGGTGAAAGTTGCGGCCGGTCGAGTCCCGAGACGGCGGAGGTGGTCCCTCCTCCCCCGTGCGGCCCTTGGGACTACGCCCTGCTGGCCGGGTTGGGCTCTGCGGTGAGGAAGAGCCCGAGTCTGCTGCCCGACTGCGAGGACCAACTGCCTCCTCTGCTCATCACCACCGGAGAGGACTCGGCAGGAG ACGCGTCGGTGGAGGAGAGTCCGGCTCCGTGCCAGATTCGGCACCTCCTGGAGGAGGGGGGTCCTCGCCCTTTGACCTTTGTCCTCAACGCCAACTTGCTGGTCAACGTCAAGATGGTCACAT actCCGGCCGTCAGTGCTGGTGCTTCGGCTCCAGCGGGCTGCAGGCCCTGGGCCAGAGAGAACTGGTCTTCCTCCTGGAGTGCGTCCCGGAAGAAAGAACTCTCCCCCGGGACCTCTTCACGCTGTGTCTCAGCATCCAGCAGGACGCGCAAAGAG GGAAGTTTGTGGAGGATCTGGACAACGTGACCTTCACCGGCAGCTTCCTGGGCAGCAAAGAGCACGCCGGGATGCTGTTCTTCTCGCCCACGTGTCAGCCGCTGGGGGGTTTGAGTCTCCCGTCGCAGCCTTTCCTCTTTGGCCTTCTCGTGCTGAAGCTGGAGGTCCCCTGGGCCAAGGTGTTCCCCCTCAGGCTGCTCCTCCGACTCGGGGCCGAGTACAGCG TGTACCCCACCACGCCCGTGAGTGTGCGGTTCCGGGAATCGGTCTATCGCGAGACGGGACACACCATCATGAACCTGCTGGCT GACCTGAGGAACTACCAGTACAGCCTGTCGTCCGTGGGGGGGCTCAGGATCCACATGGAGGTGGGACGGAGCTACATCGACGTCCCCAAAAGCAGCTTCGGCGAG ATGCAGAGGGTGGTGAACGGCGCCAACGAGCACGTGATCAGCATCGGCGCCAACTTCAGTTCCGAGGCCGACTCCCACCTGGTGTGCTTCCAGAACGAGGACGGCACCTACCAGACGCAAGCCGGCAGCGTGCCCGGCAAGACGCGCACAG TGACGGGAGCCAGCTTTGTGGTCTTCAATGGTGCCCTGAAGGCCTCGTCGGGGTTCGTCGCCAAGTCCAGCATCGTGGAAG ACGGGCTGATGGTGCAGATGCCCCCCGAGACCATGGAGGCCCTCCGCACGGCCCTGCGGGAACAGAAGGACTTCGAGATCGCGTGCGGAAAGACGGACGAAACGGAGGTCCGGGAAACCGTCGCCGTGCGCTGGGTGGACTGGGCGTCGCCCGTCAACGCCGG CGTGACGAGCGGCGTGGACGGCTGCAGTCTGGAAGGCGTGCGCAGCGTCAGGATGCGGCAGGACGCCCGCTTTGAGTGCGACGGGCGTGTCATCGGCTGTTCGGAG GTCTTCTACCGGCCGACGTCTCCCGACGGCGGCCCGCCGGCCGTACCGCCGGCGTGCGCCGTCTTCCAGAAGGAGATCGCCGTGGCCGCCTGCGGAGCGCTGACGCCGCATCTGGCCGTCCTCGGCGCCGCCGCCATCAACTCGCTCAGCCTGCGCGTGTCCACGCACGGAGATGTg GTTGAGTACCAGGCCGGGTCCGGCGGGCGTCTCCTCCCTCAGCGTTACATGAACGAGCTGGACGGCGCGCTGATCCCCGTCATCCACGGGGGCGGCGCCGTCGTGCCGCCGGCCGCAGCGGACACGGAGCTGCTCTTCTTTATCACGCACGCCATCTAA
- the zfyve16 gene encoding zinc finger FYVE domain-containing protein 16 isoform X1 has protein sequence MDSFFKAAVCDLDKVLDDFELSAEEVDCTSVFRKPSPYDLSAPAPSEASGAPPDLPRNPPDPSSLRYGAASGGVADQDGELKVQPLTGVDLLSSVDHGAAQSSAPPCLDRALKPVCDLVNDTGSAVPIRADGRDAFGDPDAAGKQSEEEEKKDEDELLVDFGDLVLDEGGATSQNCHRQLVGASLSLLDVILPAVPVEDAREESDAKDEGYEEELQDEDEDECSGPGEQDEPQPPHQTAQEECPQESDDELPEAEEQQQQQRQQVEDSEAESLSGSDTCPEEPLESQSPQRCSLVPPAEPPHPDPTEASPAEPPEFGFEYLPESDRAELLVTDEELDAFLRAHAEAERTGGFSCSGGSAEVLRAGDSVPLNGDLERAFADEELRSCREDLERLASPESDRSVRATRLARESPSGEDSCRGSRSSTCNSLQSEQQISYGGARPKQLPCAAARSPASAEGDDELPACSSDLDAGRGFLAHSVGSPAVYAPQDPPEYSAAYDELSEPPPYPGEPPARKRDGAEEEPGVRQPAWVPDSEAPVCMNCSQRFTFTKRRHHCRACGKVYCAGCCNRKCKLKYLDKEARVCVICFDTLHRAQALERMMSPTGPSPNPNVPSEYCSTIPPLQQARAAGTLNSPPPTVMVPVSALKQSGNDGCPREHKRVWFADGILPNGEVADTAKLSVSGRGNSQDFAGAPEETTDQPPPAGSEGESCGRSSPETAEVVPPPPCGPWDYALLAGLGSAVRKSPSLLPDCEDQLPPLLITTGEDSAGDASVEESPAPCQIRHLLEEGGPRPLTFVLNANLLVNVKMVTYSGRQCWCFGSSGLQALGQRELVFLLECVPEERTLPRDLFTLCLSIQQDAQRGKFVEDLDNVTFTGSFLGSKEHAGMLFFSPTCQPLGGLSLPSQPFLFGLLVLKLEVPWAKVFPLRLLLRLGAEYSVYPTTPVSVRFRESVYRETGHTIMNLLADLRNYQYSLSSVGGLRIHMEVGRSYIDVPKSSFGEMQRVVNGANEHVISIGANFSSEADSHLVCFQNEDGTYQTQAGSVPGKTRTVTGASFVVFNGALKASSGFVAKSSIVEDGLMVQMPPETMEALRTALREQKDFEIACGKTDETEVRETVAVRWVDWASPVNAGVTSGVDGCSLEGVRSVRMRQDARFECDGRVIGCSEVFYRPTSPDGGPPAVPPACAVFQKEIAVAACGALTPHLAVLGAAAINSLSLRVSTHGDVVEYQAGSGGRLLPQRYMNELDGALIPVIHGGGAVVPPAAADTELLFFITHAI, from the exons ATGGACAGCTTCTTCAAGGCGGCTGTTTGTGACCTGGACAAAGTGCTGGACGACTTTGAGCTGAGCGCAG AAGAAGTGGACTGCACGTccgtcttccgcaagccttcgCCGTACGACTTGTCCGCGCCGGCCCCCTCCGAGGCGTCCGGCGCGCCCCCCGACCTGCCCCGGAATCCACCCGACCCGAGCTCTCTCCGCTACGGCGCGGCCAGCGGCGGCGTTGCGGACCAAGACGGCGAGTTGAAAGTTCAGCCTCTGACCGGCGTGGATCTGCTCTCCTCCGTGGATCACGGCGCCGCTCAAAGTTCGGCACCTCCCTGCCTCGACCGGGCCCTCAAGCCCGTGTGCGACCTCGTGAACGACACCGGCTCGGCCGTTCCGATCCGAGCGGACGGCCGCGATGCCTTCGGCGACCCGGATGCCGCCGGGAAGCAgtcggaggaggaagagaagaaggACGAGGACGAGCTACTGGTGGACTTCGGCGACCTTGTGCTAGATGAAGGAGGCGCAACTAGTCAGAACTGCCACCGGCAGCTCGTTGGAGCCTCCCTGAGTCTGCTGGACGTCATTCTTCCTGCAGTTCCTGTGGAGGACGCACGAGAGGAAAGCGACGCTAAAGATGAAGGCTACGAGGAGGAGCTtcaagatgaagatgaagatgaatgcTCGGGACCAGGTGAGCAGGACGAgccgcagccacctcaccaGACTGCTCAAGAGGAGTGCCCACAAGAGTCCGACGATGAGCTCCCGGAGGCtgaagagcagcagcagcagcagcggcagcaagTCGAGGATTCAGAAGCAGAATCTCTGTCGGGCTCCGACACTTGCCCCGAGGAACCCCTCGAATCGCAGTCACCGCAGCGTTGCTCTCTCGTCCCTCCCGCGGAGCCTCCGCACCCCGACCCCACAGAGGCCAGCCCGGCGGAGCCCCCGGAGTTCGGCTTCGAGTATCTCCCTGAGAGCGACCGGGCCGAGCTGCTGGTCACGGACGAGGAGCTGGACGCGTTCCTGCGGGCCCACGCCGAGGCCGAGCGGACCGGCGGGTTCTCCTGCTCCGGTGGCTCGGCGGAGGTCCTCCGGGCGGGAGACTCGGTGCCGCTAAACGGGGATCTGGAGCGGGCGTTTGCAGACGAGGAGCTGAGGAGCTGCAGAGAAGACCTAGAACGTCTCGCCTCTCCCGAAAGTGACAGAAGCGTGCGCGCGACGCGTCTCGCTCGGGAATCCCCTTCTGGAGAAGATTCCTGTAGGGGGAGCCGTTCCTCCACCTGCAACTCTTTGCAGTCGGAGCAGCAGATTTCCTACGGAGGGGCGAGACCCAAGCAGCTCCCCTGCGCCGCCGCGAGATCTCCCGCATCAGCCGAGGGCGACGACGAGCTGCCCGCGTGTTCTTCTGACCTGGACGCGGGCCGCGGCTTCCTCGCGCATTCCGTCGGCAGCCCCGCCGTCTACGCCCCTCAGGACCCCCCGGAGTACTCGGCCGCTTACGACGAACTCTCGGAGCCGCCGCCTTACCCCGGTGAGCCCCCGGCTCGGAAGAGGGACGGTGCGGAGGAGGAGCCGGGGGTCCGGCAGCCCGCCTGGGTGCCCGACTCGGAAGCCCCCGTCTGCATGAACTGCTCGCAGAGGTTCACCTTCACCAAGAGGCGCCACCACTGTCGCGCTTGCGGCAAA GTGTACTGCGCCGGCTGCTGCAACAGGAAGTGCAAACTTAAGTATTTGGACAAGGAGGCTCGCGTGTGCGTCATCTGCTTTGACACCTTGCACAGAG CCCAGGCGCTGGAGCGGATGATGAGCCCCACGGGTCCCAGTCCCAACCCCAACGTCCCGTCCGAGTACTGCAGCACCATCCCGCCCCTGCAGCAGGCCCGCGCCGCCGGCACCCTCAACTCCCCGCCGCCCACGGTCATGGTGCCCGTGTCGGCGCTCAAACAGTCGGGCAACGACG GGTGCCCCCGGGAGCACAAGCGGGTCTGGTTCGCCGACGGCATCCTGCCCAACGGGGAAGTGGCCGACACCGCCAAGCTGTCGGTGAGCGGTCGCGGGAACTCGCAGGACTTTGCCGGCGCTCCGGAAGAAACGACG GATCAGCCGCCCCCCGCGGGGTCAGAAGGTGAAAGTTGCGGCCGGTCGAGTCCCGAGACGGCGGAGGTGGTCCCTCCTCCCCCGTGCGGCCCTTGGGACTACGCCCTGCTGGCCGGGTTGGGCTCTGCGGTGAGGAAGAGCCCGAGTCTGCTGCCCGACTGCGAGGACCAACTGCCTCCTCTGCTCATCACCACCGGAGAGGACTCGGCAGGAG ACGCGTCGGTGGAGGAGAGTCCGGCTCCGTGCCAGATTCGGCACCTCCTGGAGGAGGGGGGTCCTCGCCCTTTGACCTTTGTCCTCAACGCCAACTTGCTGGTCAACGTCAAGATGGTCACAT actCCGGCCGTCAGTGCTGGTGCTTCGGCTCCAGCGGGCTGCAGGCCCTGGGCCAGAGAGAACTGGTCTTCCTCCTGGAGTGCGTCCCGGAAGAAAGAACTCTCCCCCGGGACCTCTTCACGCTGTGTCTCAGCATCCAGCAGGACGCGCAAAGAG GGAAGTTTGTGGAGGATCTGGACAACGTGACCTTCACCGGCAGCTTCCTGGGCAGCAAAGAGCACGCCGGGATGCTGTTCTTCTCGCCCACGTGTCAGCCGCTGGGGGGTTTGAGTCTCCCGTCGCAGCCTTTCCTCTTTGGCCTTCTCGTGCTGAAGCTGGAGGTCCCCTGGGCCAAGGTGTTCCCCCTCAGGCTGCTCCTCCGACTCGGGGCCGAGTACAGCG TGTACCCCACCACGCCCGTGAGTGTGCGGTTCCGGGAATCGGTCTATCGCGAGACGGGACACACCATCATGAACCTGCTGGCT GACCTGAGGAACTACCAGTACAGCCTGTCGTCCGTGGGGGGGCTCAGGATCCACATGGAGGTGGGACGGAGCTACATCGACGTCCCCAAAAGCAGCTTCGGCGAG ATGCAGAGGGTGGTGAACGGCGCCAACGAGCACGTGATCAGCATCGGCGCCAACTTCAGTTCCGAGGCCGACTCCCACCTGGTGTGCTTCCAGAACGAGGACGGCACCTACCAGACGCAAGCCGGCAGCGTGCCCGGCAAGACGCGCACAG TGACGGGAGCCAGCTTTGTGGTCTTCAATGGTGCCCTGAAGGCCTCGTCGGGGTTCGTCGCCAAGTCCAGCATCGTGGAAG ACGGGCTGATGGTGCAGATGCCCCCCGAGACCATGGAGGCCCTCCGCACGGCCCTGCGGGAACAGAAGGACTTCGAGATCGCGTGCGGAAAGACGGACGAAACGGAGGTCCGGGAAACCGTCGCCGTGCGCTGGGTGGACTGGGCGTCGCCCGTCAACGCCGG CGTGACGAGCGGCGTGGACGGCTGCAGTCTGGAAGGCGTGCGCAGCGTCAGGATGCGGCAGGACGCCCGCTTTGAGTGCGACGGGCGTGTCATCGGCTGTTCGGAG GTCTTCTACCGGCCGACGTCTCCCGACGGCGGCCCGCCGGCCGTACCGCCGGCGTGCGCCGTCTTCCAGAAGGAGATCGCCGTGGCCGCCTGCGGAGCGCTGACGCCGCATCTGGCCGTCCTCGGCGCCGCCGCCATCAACTCGCTCAGCCTGCGCGTGTCCACGCACGGAGATGTg GTTGAGTACCAGGCCGGGTCCGGCGGGCGTCTCCTCCCTCAGCGTTACATGAACGAGCTGGACGGCGCGCTGATCCCCGTCATCCACGGGGGCGGCGCCGTCGTGCCGCCGGCCGCAGCGGACACGGAGCTGCTCTTCTTTATCACGCACGCCATCTAA